One window of Thiomicrorhabdus lithotrophica genomic DNA carries:
- a CDS encoding acyltransferase family protein, with protein MKFRQDINALRAVAIIGVILFHFNNEWLPGGFSGVDVFFVISGFLMTSIVFRGLESDSFSLFKFYVSRANRIIPALAFLCLVLMVFGWFYLAPDDYKTLGKHVLSSMEFSSNFTYLNESGYFDKSAYTKWLLHTWSLSVEWQFYILFPIILMVLKKYLNVQNLKKVFLISTIFTFVIAFFLSYSNPLSAFYLLPARVWELLLGGVAFLYPLAIQDKNKKRMELLGVSLIILGYFLVTEQTVWPGYMALVPVIGTYLIIVSNRQDSLLTNNLILQFIGKWSYSIYLWHWPLVVFGIYFSITNWWLFGIPLSIILGYLSYRFIESIKFPTYDLWSSIFKVKPMWMFLFTGILAAGAYNTNGYDFHYPQKLQVIGKEPFNGPLRGLHCQNYDNQKECQFGKGDVAAIVMGDSHSGAMIRGIDALYHDKGAVVDWTLGACPTLSGVSRYRQKKWTSVCGDYVDSVIKRASTKYQGVPIFIINRTAYYIDGDTESDRMNDQTILVKWQNKIFRPSSTFDMKSKLAKGFIETACKLSKTNPIIMVRDTPEYPFDVPTEMQKSLILNGELSRVKISRKSFTERNKWSDYIRTQAQKECGVKVLDLTDAFCDQDYCYGDKNGHAMYIDGDHLSPYGSSLTIPLMSEKLKSMNINF; from the coding sequence ATGAAATTTAGACAAGATATAAATGCCTTAAGAGCGGTTGCAATTATTGGGGTTATCTTATTTCATTTTAATAATGAATGGTTGCCAGGCGGGTTTTCTGGTGTAGATGTGTTTTTTGTGATTTCAGGCTTTTTAATGACGAGCATTGTTTTTAGAGGCTTAGAAAGTGATTCGTTTTCATTATTCAAATTTTATGTGAGTCGTGCCAATAGAATTATTCCTGCATTAGCTTTTTTATGTTTAGTTTTAATGGTTTTTGGTTGGTTTTATTTAGCTCCAGATGATTATAAAACTTTAGGTAAGCATGTTTTAAGTAGTATGGAGTTTTCTTCAAATTTTACCTACCTAAATGAATCAGGTTATTTTGATAAGTCAGCTTATACAAAGTGGCTTCTTCATACATGGTCTCTTTCTGTTGAATGGCAGTTCTATATCTTGTTCCCTATCATTTTAATGGTCTTAAAAAAATACCTTAATGTTCAAAATTTGAAAAAAGTATTTTTAATCTCAACCATTTTTACGTTTGTTATTGCGTTTTTTTTATCTTATAGCAATCCGTTGTCTGCGTTTTATTTATTACCAGCCAGAGTTTGGGAGCTACTTTTGGGAGGGGTTGCATTTCTTTACCCATTGGCCATTCAAGATAAAAATAAAAAACGGATGGAGCTATTAGGGGTATCGTTGATTATTTTGGGCTATTTTTTAGTTACCGAACAAACTGTATGGCCAGGTTATATGGCTTTAGTTCCAGTGATAGGAACTTATTTAATAATTGTTTCAAATAGACAAGATAGTCTACTTACTAATAACTTGATTCTTCAATTCATTGGTAAGTGGTCTTACTCTATATACCTTTGGCATTGGCCTTTAGTAGTTTTTGGTATTTATTTTTCAATTACTAACTGGTGGTTGTTCGGCATCCCGTTATCCATAATTTTGGGATATTTAAGTTACAGGTTTATCGAGAGTATTAAATTTCCAACCTACGATTTGTGGAGCTCGATTTTTAAAGTTAAGCCTATGTGGATGTTTTTATTTACAGGAATATTGGCGGCAGGGGCATACAACACTAATGGTTACGATTTTCATTATCCCCAAAAGCTTCAAGTAATTGGTAAGGAGCCTTTTAATGGTCCATTGAGAGGTTTGCATTGTCAAAATTATGATAATCAAAAAGAGTGTCAGTTTGGCAAGGGTGATGTTGCGGCGATTGTGATGGGTGATAGTCACTCAGGGGCAATGATTAGAGGTATTGATGCTTTGTATCATGACAAAGGAGCTGTTGTTGATTGGACGCTAGGGGCTTGCCCGACTTTATCTGGCGTGTCTAGATATAGACAAAAAAAGTGGACTTCTGTTTGTGGAGATTATGTTGATAGTGTCATTAAAAGAGCCAGTACAAAATATCAGGGTGTACCAATCTTTATTATAAATAGAACAGCTTATTACATAGATGGTGATACAGAAAGTGACAGAATGAACGACCAAACGATATTAGTAAAATGGCAAAATAAAATCTTTAGACCCTCTTCAACTTTTGATATGAAAAGTAAACTTGCTAAAGGGTTTATTGAAACAGCTTGTAAATTAAGTAAGACAAATCCAATAATCATGGTGCGTGATACACCAGAGTACCCTTTTGACGTACCCACTGAAATGCAAAAGAGTCTAATTTTAAATGGTGAATTATCGCGTGTAAAAATTTCAAGAAAATCCTTTACAGAGAGAAATAAATGGAGTGATTATATTCGCACTCAAGCGCAGAAAGAGTGTGGTGTCAAAGTCTTGGATTTAACTGATGCATTTTGTGACCAAGATTACTGTTATGGCGATAAAAACGGACATGCGATGTATATAGATGGTGATCATTTGTCACCCTATGGTTCTAGCTTAACTATACCGTTAATGAGTGAAAAGTTAAAATCTATGAATATAAATTTTTAA
- a CDS encoding O-antigen ligase family protein, whose amino-acid sequence MLTGIKVMLNYRAFPVLVFLLLLFFLPSMVYEKYFAKGYIHLVLLVGFGFVLYNNQKQVIFNKDEEKLIRFGFMIFVIALIGFFQQTPGLTRFDAIIDNYLKALLPLALIPLFYFTKLNGLKLLVGSLLIASLVALGLSLYGEYQNMPRGGGTAHGSAIIFGDLAMLFTLLSGLFGFYFFKTKQYLLSIVLMISCLLSLFSSVFSGTKGGLIALLSLPFVVAPVIQDRKARIIFISIILFLLGIVISMIFGTENLLKDRIIRGWTEMLQILNGNFDGPSLGLRVQIWMVAWQAFLSSPILGIGIGEFYAFKLNLINSDMASVDIQFYKHAHNEYFTILSSMGLVGVVLYIWFFKWLLGYFYQHAISSSYEIKFLGIAGLITIMCYIDFSLSESFLSSHLGGGTFFFVTSLLIFTINKNKNI is encoded by the coding sequence TAATGCTTAATTACAGAGCATTCCCTGTTTTAGTCTTTTTATTGCTGTTGTTTTTTCTTCCATCTATGGTTTATGAAAAGTACTTTGCAAAAGGTTATATTCACCTGGTTTTATTAGTTGGGTTTGGATTTGTTCTGTATAACAACCAAAAACAAGTCATTTTTAATAAAGACGAAGAAAAGCTAATCCGGTTTGGGTTTATGATTTTTGTTATCGCTTTAATAGGCTTTTTTCAGCAAACACCAGGCTTAACAAGATTTGATGCCATCATCGATAACTACTTAAAAGCACTGCTTCCGCTTGCGCTCATACCTTTGTTTTATTTCACCAAGTTAAATGGTTTGAAACTTCTTGTTGGCTCATTACTGATAGCAAGTTTGGTGGCACTTGGTTTATCACTCTATGGTGAGTATCAAAATATGCCAAGAGGAGGTGGCACCGCCCATGGTAGTGCGATTATTTTTGGTGATTTAGCTATGCTCTTTACTTTATTAAGCGGCCTTTTCGGATTTTATTTTTTCAAAACAAAGCAATATTTATTATCAATCGTATTGATGATAAGTTGCTTACTTAGTCTCTTCTCAAGTGTTTTCTCGGGTACAAAAGGGGGATTAATCGCTTTATTGAGCTTACCGTTTGTAGTTGCCCCAGTTATTCAAGACAGAAAGGCACGAATCATCTTTATCAGTATTATTTTGTTTCTTCTTGGGATTGTCATAAGCATGATATTTGGTACAGAAAATTTATTGAAAGATCGGATTATTCGAGGCTGGACAGAAATGTTACAGATTTTAAATGGTAACTTTGACGGCCCATCATTAGGTTTGAGAGTACAGATTTGGATGGTGGCTTGGCAGGCATTTCTTTCAAGCCCAATTTTAGGTATAGGTATAGGTGAATTTTATGCATTTAAACTCAACTTAATTAATTCCGATATGGCAAGTGTCGATATACAATTCTACAAACATGCTCATAATGAATATTTTACAATTCTTTCAAGTATGGGATTAGTTGGTGTTGTTTTATATATTTGGTTTTTCAAATGGTTATTAGGCTATTTCTATCAGCATGCAATCTCAAGCTCTTATGAAATTAAGTTTTTAGGTATCGCCGGACTGATAACGATTATGTGCTATATAGATTTTTCGTTATCAGAATCGTTTTTGTCTTCACATTTGGGTGGTGGCACTTTCTTCTTTGTAACATCACTATTGATTTTTACAATTAATAAAAATAAGAACATATGA